From a region of the Mercurialis annua linkage group LG1-X, ddMerAnnu1.2, whole genome shotgun sequence genome:
- the LOC126673551 gene encoding uncharacterized protein LOC126673551, producing the protein MNAAIIKSKANTMISPDNYLSHASMFSPSIPIAAPIPKEHTGCVKQTNNLSYAKIVSGNKLIIDSTIDDCVKSDKGGFIAIKINQTVYEQQLLLCKNALIARIVLAKGESPWKLFDLKKKLTSVWNLKSEWKLISMGRGYYHVILNTMEEKNAIWGKGVIALKPGTLRLQPWSPDFDPSIQRTTNAQIWVRLYKLPWEYWHSQILSSIARGIGVPLKIDQATANGEFGHYARVLIDVDLSTSLPESLMIERIGKSFFIDIVYENLPSFCNICSNIGHMHNNCRWAAKPSMESHPKNQPEKLQKQKNWKPKATEILVSNAFKQLQSDLSKSTIENVVTLEEHNKLAVAIVEEPEKLNHQEVSDAGIQETTSVTEVTDPKVPSAPEDLEKDDAGNDEELQETAPSCSDCPTKANATKNDSSWDDIMEEEDKWKMVQRKQSSKHKYKVTLSKRITKKPEKLNL; encoded by the coding sequence ATGAACGCCGCCATAATCAAAAGTAAAGCCAACACCATGATTTCACCTGATAATTATCTCAGTCATGCCTCCATGTTTTCGCCATCCATACCTATTGCTGCACCTATTCCAAAAGAACACACAGGATGTgttaaacaaacaaacaatctATCATATGCTAAAATTGTCTCAGGAAACAAATTGATCATTGATTCCACCATTGATGATTGTGTCAAGTCGGATAAAGGAGGGTTTATTGCcatcaaaatcaatcaaacagtTTACGAACAACAACTTCTCCTCTGCAAAAATGCTTTGATAGCCAGAATTGTTCTCGCAAAAGGGGAATCACCTTGGAAACTCTTTGATCTTAAGAAGAAACTCACATCAGTCTGGAACCTCAAATCAGAATGGAAACTTATCTCTATGGGGAGGGGATATTATCATGTTATCCTAAATACCATGGAGGAAAAGAATGCAATTTGGGGGAAAGGTGTAATTGCTCTTAAACCAGGCACTCTTCGCCTACAACCCTGGTCACCAGATTTTGACCCTTCCATACAGAGAACAACCAATGCCCAGATTTGGGTTCGTCTCTACAAACTACCTTGGGAGTATTGGCATTCACAAATTCTTTCTTCAATAGCAAGAGGAATCGGAGTCCCCTTGAAGATTGATCAAGCAACAGCTAATGGTGAATTCGGTCACTATGCTCGGGTTCTAATTGATGTGGATCTGTCTACCTCACTGCCAGAAAGTCTTATGATTGAGCGCATTGGTAAGAGTTTCTTCATAGATATTGTTTATGAAAATTTACCATCTTTTTGCAATATATGTTCTAACATTGGTCATATGCATAACAATTGCCGATGGGCGGCTAAACCGAGCATGGAGAGTCACCCAAAAAACCAACCAGAGAAACTGCAGAAACAGAAGAATTGGAAGCCAAAAGCCACAGAAATTCTAGTTTCAAATGCATTCAAACAACTTCAATCAGATTTAAGTAAATCAACTATTGAGAATGTTGTTACTTTGGAAGAACATAATAAGTTAGCTGTTGCTATTGTTGAAGAACCTGAGAAATTGAACCATCAAGAGGTTTCAGATGCAGGTATTCAAGAGACAACAAGTGTCACAGAGGTGACTGATCCAAAAGTCCCCTCTGCTCCAGAAGATCTTGAGAAAGATGATGCAGGCAATGATGAGGAGTTACAGGAGACTGCTCCGAGCTGTTCTGACTGTCCAACTAAGGCAAATGCTACAAAGAATGATAGCTCATGGGATGATATCATGGAGGAAGAAGACAAATGGAAGATGGTTCAGAGAAAACAATCTTCAAAACACAAATATAAGGTTACTCTTTCAAAAAGAATAACCAAGAAACCAGAAAAGCTTAATTTATGA